In the genome of Coraliomargarita sinensis, one region contains:
- the glmS gene encoding glutamine--fructose-6-phosphate transaminase (isomerizing) — protein sequence MCGIVGYVGRERAGSVMLDGLKRLEYRGYDSAGMVVAMPDGFEQVKRTGRVKALEEALSEAQLGGNLGISHTRWATHGNVTEANAHPHTSSDGKISLVHNGVIENYLGMKKFLIDKGYRFASDTDSEALCNLIAYHYAKEPEVDGKSRFLESVRKTLSHVEGTYGIAVVCTECPGELIGARKGSPLIVGIGKDENLLASDVNAITHCTQNVVYLNDNEVVHLKSDDFSICTVSSKSVEAVIHQVDWDTSAAELGDYHHFMEKEIFEQPVSLENGMRGRFADDGSTAFFGGLNLTPQELRHVDRLLFIACGTAWHACLVAEYLIERYARIPVEVEYASEFRYRNAPLDKNTLVIAISQSGETIDTLAALREAKRKGYRTLSINNSVGSTIARESDGGIYQHAGPEIGVASTKAFTSQIMLCAMLALYLGRLRDLSYGDGVEIVKALKAMPEQIREVLRQNDKIAAIAKQYANYEDCLFLGRQLMFPIALEGALKLKEISYIHAEGYPAAEMKHGPIALISEQCPSVFLATSGEIFHKSLANIQEVKARKGKIICIATEDCDIPEDLIDDLVVVPECHEIVKPILMSIPVQLLSYHIALERGCDVDKPRNLAKSVTVE from the coding sequence ATGTGCGGAATTGTCGGATATGTCGGCCGCGAACGTGCGGGAAGTGTCATGCTGGATGGTTTAAAGCGTCTGGAATACAGAGGCTATGATTCTGCGGGGATGGTAGTTGCCATGCCTGACGGCTTTGAGCAAGTCAAGCGAACAGGCCGGGTGAAGGCTTTGGAAGAAGCGCTGAGCGAAGCTCAACTCGGAGGGAATCTCGGCATCAGTCACACCCGCTGGGCGACCCACGGCAACGTCACCGAGGCCAATGCCCACCCACATACCAGCAGCGACGGGAAGATCTCACTCGTCCACAACGGGGTCATCGAAAACTACCTCGGGATGAAGAAATTCCTCATTGATAAGGGCTATCGCTTTGCATCGGACACCGACTCCGAGGCCCTTTGCAACCTGATCGCCTACCACTATGCCAAGGAGCCCGAGGTGGATGGGAAAAGCCGCTTTCTCGAATCCGTACGAAAAACGCTCAGCCACGTCGAGGGCACATACGGAATTGCCGTGGTTTGCACAGAGTGCCCCGGGGAATTAATCGGGGCACGCAAGGGCTCGCCCCTCATCGTTGGTATCGGAAAAGACGAAAATCTACTGGCATCCGACGTCAATGCGATCACTCACTGCACGCAAAATGTCGTCTATCTGAACGACAACGAAGTTGTGCACCTCAAGAGCGATGATTTTTCCATCTGCACCGTCAGCAGTAAAAGCGTCGAAGCCGTCATTCATCAGGTGGACTGGGATACGAGCGCGGCCGAGCTGGGTGACTACCACCACTTCATGGAGAAGGAAATCTTTGAACAGCCCGTCTCTCTGGAGAACGGTATGCGTGGCCGCTTCGCCGACGACGGCAGCACGGCATTCTTTGGCGGCCTGAACCTGACGCCGCAGGAACTCCGCCATGTGGATCGCCTCCTCTTTATTGCCTGTGGCACCGCCTGGCACGCTTGCCTCGTAGCCGAGTATCTTATCGAACGCTACGCCCGCATCCCGGTCGAGGTGGAGTACGCCTCCGAGTTTCGCTACCGCAATGCCCCGCTGGACAAAAACACCCTGGTCATCGCCATTAGCCAGTCCGGCGAAACAATCGACACGCTGGCCGCGCTGCGCGAAGCAAAGCGAAAAGGTTACCGCACATTATCCATCAACAACAGTGTCGGTTCCACCATTGCCCGCGAGTCGGACGGCGGGATCTACCAGCACGCCGGCCCGGAAATCGGTGTGGCTTCGACCAAAGCCTTCACCTCGCAGATTATGCTTTGCGCCATGCTCGCGCTCTACCTCGGTCGCCTGCGCGACCTGAGCTATGGTGATGGAGTCGAGATCGTCAAAGCACTCAAAGCCATGCCGGAACAAATCCGCGAAGTTCTCCGGCAAAACGATAAAATCGCCGCGATCGCCAAGCAATATGCCAACTATGAGGACTGCCTCTTCCTCGGCCGCCAACTTATGTTCCCGATCGCTCTTGAAGGCGCGCTCAAGCTCAAGGAAATCTCTTACATCCACGCCGAGGGCTACCCTGCCGCCGAAATGAAGCACGGCCCCATCGCTCTGATCAGTGAGCAATGTCCCAGCGTATTCCTCGCCACCTCCGGAGAGATCTTTCACAAGAGTTTGGCCAACATTCAGGAGGTCAAAGCACGCAAAGGAAAGATCATCTGCATCGCCACCGAAGACTGCGACATTCCCGAAGACCTGATCGACGATCTCGTCGTGGTTCCCGAGTGCCACGAGATCGTAAAGCCGATACTCATGAGCATTCCCGTGCAACTGCTCAGCTATCACATCGCACTGGAACGGGGCTGTGACGTCGACAAACCACGTAACCTGGCGAAATCAGTCACGGTGGAGTAA
- a CDS encoding glucose-1-phosphate adenylyltransferase → MKKRKVICIIMGGGRGSRLSPLTKERCKPAVPLAGKYRLVDIPISNCLNSGYNQIFVLTQFHTASLHRHIQESYKFDPFGGGFVDILSAEQTDRDDNWYQGTADAVRQNMHHFHGGGEDDLYIILSGDQLYRMDLHDVVREHDASGADVTITAKPLGLDQAEGLGLMRVDDNLEINEFVEKPTDPEIIKGLAVGDSVKKKMKDPGDRDYCLASMGIYVFNAKTLNQALDSDTTDFGKEIIPGLLGKSKMCSYVFDDYWEDIGTVKAFFECNLSLTNPVPEFDFFNEDEIIYTHARFLPASKLNKCSFESSMMANGCMLDSAEFRRCSLGVRSRVKQGTKMENVVMMGSDRIERLFEMDENLEKGRPDVGVGENCTIKNAILDKNVRIGNNVVLDPTGLADNYGPDVDVAIRDGVLIVCKNTTVPDGFVLKA, encoded by the coding sequence ATGAAAAAACGCAAAGTAATCTGCATTATCATGGGCGGCGGCCGTGGATCGCGCCTGAGCCCACTGACGAAAGAGCGCTGCAAGCCGGCTGTCCCATTGGCCGGGAAATACCGTCTCGTGGATATACCGATCAGCAACTGTCTGAATTCAGGTTACAATCAGATCTTTGTCTTAACCCAATTTCACACGGCTTCGCTGCACCGTCATATTCAGGAATCCTACAAGTTCGACCCATTTGGAGGCGGATTTGTCGACATTCTGTCTGCGGAGCAGACAGATCGCGATGACAACTGGTATCAGGGCACGGCCGACGCGGTCCGTCAGAATATGCATCACTTCCACGGTGGCGGTGAGGACGACCTTTATATCATCCTGTCGGGTGACCAGCTCTACCGCATGGACCTACACGATGTCGTGCGTGAACACGATGCCTCCGGTGCGGATGTGACCATCACCGCCAAACCCTTGGGGCTCGATCAGGCCGAAGGTCTCGGCCTGATGCGGGTTGATGATAATCTCGAAATTAACGAGTTCGTGGAGAAGCCCACGGATCCGGAAATTATCAAAGGATTGGCCGTCGGTGATTCAGTGAAGAAAAAAATGAAAGATCCGGGCGATCGGGACTACTGCCTGGCTTCCATGGGGATCTACGTTTTCAACGCAAAAACACTGAATCAGGCACTCGATTCGGATACGACTGACTTTGGTAAGGAAATTATCCCCGGTCTGCTTGGTAAGTCCAAAATGTGCAGTTACGTATTCGATGACTATTGGGAGGATATCGGTACGGTGAAGGCCTTCTTTGAGTGCAATCTCAGCCTGACCAATCCGGTGCCGGAGTTTGATTTTTTTAATGAGGATGAAATCATCTACACGCACGCCCGTTTTCTGCCTGCTTCCAAATTGAATAAGTGCAGCTTTGAAAGCTCCATGATGGCCAATGGTTGCATGCTGGATTCGGCCGAGTTCCGCCGCTGTTCGCTTGGGGTCCGTTCCCGGGTCAAGCAGGGAACGAAGATGGAGAATGTCGTTATGATGGGCTCCGACCGGATTGAACGCCTCTTTGAAATGGACGAAAACCTTGAGAAGGGACGTCCTGATGTCGGGGTGGGTGAAAATTGTACGATCAAAAATGCCATTCTCGATAAGAACGTGCGTATCGGCAACAACGTGGTGCTCGATCCAACTGGACTGGCGGATAATTACGGGCCCGATGTCGACGTAGCCATCCGGGATGGGGTTTTAATCGTCTGTAAGAACACAACTGTACCTGACGGTTTTGTACTCAAGGCCTAG
- a CDS encoding Gfo/Idh/MocA family protein, which yields MDNRRQFLKQTGLVAGAFAVTQPHQVLGQKSAREPKLRVGIIGCGGRSHNVGEMALKDGRYEIVALADYFQDAVDEVGEKYGVAANRRYTGLNCFQRLIDAGGVDIVAVLSPPYFHPEQVEAVVEAGLHVWLAKPIAVDAPGVARIEAAARKAASKKRCFLVDFQTRALGHYHEAARRVAAGDLGHLGYGEIEATSTAFGLRVPHGGKETKLKNWLQWKDLCGENIIEFSIHAIDMASLIIGRPPVSATGFCERNIINEMPGDVRDVTSVVYDYGDGFKCVLRAKRFKHYQISGGLDLALFGEKGGLFATYKGEVYIKGEAPFNGDRYMGEKIRGIYNLGILKNWDTFYRNITEGDYSQATVQPSVDSHYLALLGREAAYAQGASVTWDDIVKSRKSMEFDTSGLKV from the coding sequence ATGGACAACCGTAGGCAATTTCTAAAACAGACCGGCCTTGTGGCCGGCGCGTTTGCCGTCACTCAGCCCCATCAAGTTCTGGGACAAAAATCAGCCAGGGAGCCTAAGTTGAGGGTCGGCATCATCGGCTGCGGCGGGCGATCCCACAATGTCGGTGAAATGGCGCTGAAAGACGGCCGCTACGAGATCGTGGCGCTGGCGGATTATTTTCAGGATGCTGTCGACGAGGTCGGTGAAAAATACGGGGTGGCCGCCAATCGCCGCTATACCGGTCTGAATTGTTTTCAGCGGCTGATCGACGCGGGTGGGGTGGATATCGTCGCGGTCCTTTCGCCGCCTTATTTTCACCCCGAACAGGTCGAAGCCGTCGTCGAGGCTGGCTTGCATGTTTGGCTCGCCAAGCCGATCGCGGTGGATGCTCCGGGCGTGGCGCGTATCGAGGCGGCCGCCCGTAAGGCGGCATCGAAGAAGCGATGCTTTCTGGTTGATTTTCAAACCCGTGCGCTGGGGCACTATCACGAGGCTGCACGCCGAGTGGCCGCGGGAGACCTCGGCCATCTGGGCTATGGCGAGATCGAAGCCACCAGCACGGCCTTCGGGCTACGCGTTCCCCATGGAGGCAAGGAAACGAAATTGAAGAACTGGCTACAGTGGAAAGATCTCTGCGGGGAGAACATTATCGAGTTTTCCATTCACGCCATCGACATGGCCAGCCTGATTATTGGTCGCCCGCCGGTTTCGGCGACTGGCTTCTGCGAGCGCAACATAATTAATGAAATGCCGGGCGACGTCCGTGATGTAACCAGTGTGGTTTACGATTACGGTGACGGCTTCAAGTGCGTGTTACGTGCAAAACGCTTTAAACATTATCAGATTTCCGGTGGGCTTGATCTGGCCCTCTTCGGCGAAAAAGGCGGGCTCTTTGCCACCTACAAAGGGGAAGTTTATATCAAGGGTGAGGCACCATTCAACGGTGATCGTTACATGGGCGAGAAGATACGAGGCATTTACAACCTCGGGATTCTAAAGAACTGGGATACATTCTATAGGAACATTACCGAGGGCGATTACAGTCAGGCCACAGTGCAGCCCAGCGTGGACTCTCACTATCTGGCCCTTCTCGGCCGTGAGGCGGCCTATGCGCAAGGGGCCAGCGTGACTTGGGATGATATCGTAAAAAGCCGCAAGTCTATGGAGTTCGATACCAGCGGGCTGAAAGTCTAA
- a CDS encoding M60 family peptidase N-terminal accessory domain-containing protein, protein MMIPAFRLYALLAFACSAIAITPANAADAAALEGALDVLTAHVNKSKTLTTEEIASELETLNTNAAAIGEDAASIENVIEFINAYDARHKPLFIGKKQLHQKKKDSSDTIHWAAFWAMQHLFDQVYHSKGLKKYGDLIGSLKFRTADYFPGKVEAPINPEAYTVTINGSYPDVWGSPQFQDERPAVKPTGAYLVPGTTATIIVPESLVGRGYQVRVGAHSWDLEKKPRVERLFRVSALYDIDSTEVRVANPLGGGIYIEVPPGADAGIVEVAVKNAARSPYFSWKHFHRTSLKEWRESERHHKAPWTDFQSDKFMVQVPTSWIYKMDDPATYMNEWDLSMDRMNDLMGRPHLFGRETVYTQVDTQLRGRAFHPGYPGVNAGYDPRKDYGGYHNHHLVRGPRNAHSYEFHEKGHGFLFPKYAGDREAAVNLPHVAVMSQAFGMDLDAAFRSSRGEKNDFRTLDTTAIAWMMSQNFVEDGFMKPYERQYQLKGHAKYVDVARLFGWHMLGRFWESTHADYEAGNSWPKDVRDDDSDRYTVRLSKVTGADLRPLLHFWGIPPHDFEKQAKAIHDLGIQPSQAVYDTLAHYKSLIPEDRGAFRKYAKSWWEKQPNEDGYTTERNHAAYWESYDKAVAEKVRGTLQKIMDTYFPDGRPES, encoded by the coding sequence ATGATGATTCCCGCATTCCGACTCTACGCGCTCCTGGCATTTGCCTGCAGCGCCATCGCGATCACCCCGGCAAACGCGGCCGACGCAGCTGCTTTGGAGGGTGCGCTCGACGTACTCACCGCTCATGTCAACAAGAGCAAGACACTGACCACGGAAGAAATCGCGTCCGAACTCGAAACCCTGAATACGAATGCGGCGGCCATCGGTGAAGATGCCGCTTCCATCGAGAATGTGATCGAGTTTATCAATGCCTACGACGCCAGACATAAGCCTTTGTTTATCGGCAAAAAACAACTGCACCAAAAGAAGAAGGACAGCAGCGACACGATTCACTGGGCGGCTTTCTGGGCGATGCAGCACCTCTTTGACCAGGTCTATCACAGCAAGGGACTCAAGAAATACGGCGATTTGATTGGCTCGCTCAAATTCCGCACTGCGGATTATTTCCCCGGAAAAGTGGAAGCGCCCATCAATCCGGAAGCCTACACAGTAACAATCAACGGCAGCTACCCCGATGTCTGGGGCTCACCGCAATTTCAGGACGAACGTCCCGCCGTGAAACCGACCGGTGCCTATCTCGTTCCCGGAACAACCGCGACGATCATCGTCCCGGAATCGCTTGTCGGCCGGGGCTATCAGGTACGGGTCGGCGCCCATTCCTGGGACCTGGAGAAGAAACCGCGCGTCGAACGGCTCTTCCGGGTTTCCGCGCTCTACGACATCGACAGCACGGAAGTCCGCGTGGCCAATCCTCTGGGCGGCGGCATCTACATTGAAGTGCCCCCCGGAGCCGATGCCGGCATTGTCGAAGTCGCGGTCAAGAACGCGGCCCGCTCGCCCTATTTTTCATGGAAGCACTTTCACAGAACCTCGCTGAAGGAATGGCGTGAGAGCGAACGTCATCACAAGGCGCCATGGACGGACTTCCAGTCCGATAAATTCATGGTACAGGTCCCCACCAGCTGGATCTACAAAATGGACGACCCGGCGACCTACATGAATGAGTGGGATCTTTCCATGGACAGGATGAACGACCTGATGGGCCGCCCCCACCTTTTCGGACGAGAGACCGTCTACACGCAAGTGGACACCCAACTGCGAGGACGCGCCTTCCACCCGGGATACCCCGGAGTCAACGCCGGCTACGATCCCAGAAAAGACTATGGCGGCTACCACAACCACCACCTTGTGCGCGGCCCGCGCAATGCGCACAGCTACGAATTCCATGAAAAGGGCCACGGTTTTCTCTTCCCGAAATACGCGGGCGACCGGGAAGCCGCCGTCAACCTCCCCCATGTGGCGGTGATGAGCCAGGCCTTTGGCATGGATCTGGATGCCGCCTTCCGCAGCTCCCGTGGCGAGAAAAACGATTTCCGCACCCTGGACACCACCGCCATCGCCTGGATGATGAGCCAGAACTTTGTCGAGGACGGCTTCATGAAGCCCTACGAACGACAGTATCAACTCAAGGGGCACGCCAAGTATGTCGATGTTGCCCGCCTGTTTGGATGGCACATGCTTGGCCGCTTCTGGGAGTCCACACACGCGGATTACGAAGCGGGCAATTCCTGGCCCAAGGATGTGAGAGACGATGACTCGGACCGCTACACCGTACGCCTCTCGAAGGTGACCGGCGCCGACCTGCGCCCTCTCCTCCATTTCTGGGGCATCCCGCCTCACGACTTTGAAAAGCAGGCAAAGGCCATTCACGATTTGGGTATCCAACCCTCGCAGGCGGTTTACGACACCCTTGCACATTACAAAAGCTTGATCCCGGAGGATCGCGGCGCTTTTCGCAAATACGCAAAATCCTGGTGGGAAAAGCAGCCCAATGAAGATGGTTACACTACCGAGCGCAATCACGCGGCGTATTGGGAATCCTACGACAAGGCAGTCGCTGAAAAGGTACGGGGCACGCTCCAGAAGATTATGGAT
- a CDS encoding 3-keto-disaccharide hydrolase, giving the protein MIKILRPLILISLAFILVGCFKSSFEAKQGKWIPLFNGKDLTGWTPKFAGHTLGYNLNNIFRVEDGLLKVSYEDTEEFKGDFGHLFYETPYSHYRIRAVFRFTGEQLPGGPGWAYRNNGLMLHSQDPITMGLDQKFPASIEVQFKGNKFVDGQPTDNKTMGALFNPGTTARVNGEKVVQAQTSSPVFEGTEWCTVEVEVRGQEEMIHYVNGEEVLRSTDFRLDRGAPIGSGFIAIQAETHPTEFKSIELMLLDPPATATKTGTNNKAPEGYTSLFDGETLEGWKVHPKSVGHWKVLDGVIDYDALSEAPGNERHLWTEKSFGDFELHVDWRIKELNGLYPVPIILSDGTYKKDEDGKVITMPTPNADSGVLIRGEMKSQCNIWNWPVGSGEVYGYRMDKSMPAEVRAAVTPSRKADNPIGEWNKYIITMKGDRLTVNLNGQTVIENAKLPGIPQEGPIGFQHHGGKNKDGEYNNSASLVQFRNIFIKEL; this is encoded by the coding sequence ATGATCAAAATACTTCGACCCCTGATTTTAATTTCTCTGGCATTCATCTTGGTAGGGTGCTTCAAATCGAGCTTCGAGGCGAAGCAAGGAAAATGGATTCCTTTGTTCAATGGAAAAGACCTGACAGGCTGGACGCCCAAGTTTGCGGGCCATACCCTGGGTTACAACCTCAACAATATTTTTCGGGTCGAGGACGGGCTTTTGAAAGTCTCCTACGAGGACACGGAAGAATTTAAAGGCGACTTCGGACATCTGTTCTACGAGACGCCCTACAGCCACTACCGGATCCGGGCGGTCTTTCGCTTTACCGGCGAGCAGCTTCCCGGCGGCCCGGGCTGGGCTTACCGCAACAACGGGCTCATGCTCCACTCGCAGGATCCGATCACGATGGGCCTGGACCAAAAATTCCCGGCGTCGATCGAGGTACAGTTCAAGGGCAACAAATTCGTGGACGGTCAACCGACGGATAACAAGACCATGGGCGCACTTTTCAACCCGGGCACGACCGCTCGCGTGAATGGCGAAAAGGTCGTTCAAGCGCAGACCTCGTCACCGGTCTTCGAGGGCACAGAATGGTGCACTGTCGAGGTCGAGGTGCGTGGCCAGGAGGAAATGATTCACTACGTCAACGGGGAAGAGGTGCTTCGCTCGACCGACTTCCGCTTGGACCGCGGCGCGCCGATCGGCAGCGGCTTCATCGCCATTCAGGCCGAGACCCATCCGACCGAGTTCAAGTCCATCGAGTTGATGCTGCTCGATCCCCCGGCGACCGCCACAAAAACGGGCACGAACAATAAGGCGCCGGAGGGCTATACTTCCCTTTTCGATGGCGAAACCCTGGAGGGATGGAAGGTTCACCCCAAGAGTGTCGGCCACTGGAAGGTGCTCGATGGCGTGATTGATTACGATGCCTTGAGTGAGGCGCCGGGCAATGAGCGGCACCTTTGGACGGAGAAGAGCTTTGGTGATTTTGAACTTCATGTAGACTGGCGGATCAAGGAGCTCAACGGTCTTTACCCCGTGCCGATCATTCTTTCCGATGGAACTTACAAGAAGGACGAAGACGGGAAGGTCATCACCATGCCCACGCCAAACGCGGACTCAGGGGTTCTTATACGGGGTGAGATGAAATCGCAGTGCAATATTTGGAACTGGCCGGTCGGCTCCGGAGAGGTCTACGGCTACCGGATGGACAAGAGCATGCCGGCCGAGGTGCGGGCCGCCGTCACCCCGAGTCGAAAGGCGGATAATCCGATTGGCGAATGGAACAAATACATCATCACCATGAAAGGCGATCGCCTGACGGTAAACCTAAACGGGCAGACGGTGATCGAAAACGCCAAGTTGCCGGGCATCCCGCAAGAGGGTCCCATCGGTTTTCAACACCATGGTGGGAAGAACAAGGACGGGGAGTATAACAACTCCGCCAGCCTGGTGCAGTTTCGCAATATATTCATCAAGGAGCTCTAG